In the Nitrososphaerales archaeon genome, one interval contains:
- the endA gene encoding tRNA-intron lyase — protein sequence MGVIRGELVENRIIIWNIEDARALFKEGFYGKPLGIPKPKNADFQVPLILDLIEGFYLTKIGRLKVYRANSKKELSLNAIERICNKEYVNFKEKLLVYEELRKAGYVVTPGIKFGCDFAVYEYGPGIDHAPYLIEVVKPDHKISATGIVLSGRLATTVRKQFIMAISDVKNRKVKFISFDCWRA from the coding sequence ATGGGCGTTATTCGTGGAGAGTTGGTGGAGAATCGTATCATAATCTGGAATATCGAAGATGCAAGGGCCCTCTTTAAAGAGGGCTTTTATGGTAAGCCCCTCGGTATACCAAAGCCAAAGAATGCAGATTTTCAAGTACCTTTAATTCTCGACCTGATCGAAGGCTTTTATCTAACGAAGATCGGTAGGCTTAAGGTTTATAGAGCCAATTCGAAGAAGGAACTCTCTCTTAATGCCATTGAAAGGATTTGTAATAAAGAGTATGTGAATTTTAAAGAGAAGTTGTTGGTATATGAGGAGTTAAGAAAGGCAGGTTATGTAGTAACGCCCGGTATCAAATTTGGTTGTGACTTTGCCGTTTATGAATATGGACCCGGTATCGATCACGCTCCATACTTGATAGAAGTTGTAAAGCCCGATCATAAGATATCTGCCACTGGGATCGTTCTATCTGGCAGATTGGCTACTACTGTAAGAAAGCAGTTCATCATGGCCATCAGTGATGTGAAGAATAGGAAGGTTAAATTTATATCATTCGATTGTTGGAGGGCATAA
- a CDS encoding sulfite exporter TauE/SafE family protein, whose translation MLDRILEILTALILTILAVLIGTFSSIVGVGGGFIIIPLLILVYNLKAHVAMGTSLTTVLFTAISATIVYLKQRRIDWKLGIITVLLTIPTSYMGAYSTKFFESKVLSGIFGIALALIGLRMILGSGLLYRRKESDEGTIAKLSSSQKGWYRKLVDASGSVFEYRIRTIPGFLLLPLCGFVASFLGVAGGIIIVPVYVLVMKVPIHLATATSLFTIIFTSISGAYAHLLLGNISLEYAIPLIIGTVTGAQIGTRIAKRLKSKLIQFIFGLLMISVGIFMAVTRLLM comes from the coding sequence ATGTTGGATAGGATTTTGGAGATCTTAACCGCATTGATACTCACAATCCTGGCTGTATTGATCGGTACCTTCTCATCTATTGTGGGTGTGGGTGGTGGTTTTATAATAATTCCACTACTCATCCTCGTTTATAATTTAAAAGCCCACGTAGCCATGGGGACGAGCCTCACGACCGTATTATTCACAGCCATCTCAGCTACTATCGTTTACCTTAAGCAGAGAAGGATCGATTGGAAGCTCGGTATCATCACCGTGCTTCTAACTATACCAACATCTTATATGGGTGCTTACTCTACCAAATTCTTTGAATCAAAAGTGTTAAGTGGTATCTTTGGCATCGCTTTAGCGTTGATAGGCTTAAGGATGATTTTAGGGTCTGGCCTTCTTTATAGGCGAAAAGAGAGTGATGAGGGAACGATTGCAAAGTTGAGTAGCTCACAAAAAGGTTGGTATCGCAAGTTAGTGGATGCTTCGGGTTCTGTATTCGAATATCGCATACGTACAATTCCAGGATTTTTGTTACTCCCTCTATGCGGATTCGTGGCAAGCTTTCTTGGTGTAGCTGGGGGAATAATCATAGTGCCGGTATACGTACTTGTGATGAAGGTTCCCATACATTTGGCCACGGCGACTTCGCTATTTACAATAATCTTCACCAGCATCTCAGGGGCTTATGCACACCTCTTACTCGGTAATATATCGTTAGAGTATGCGATCCCTCTGATAATCGGTACGGTTACAGGTGCTCAGATCGGTACTCGAATCGCTAAAAGGTTAAAAAGTAAATTAATACAATTTATATTTGGATTGCTGATGATCAGTGTAGGTATATTCATGGCGGTAACGAGGTTACTGATGTAA
- a CDS encoding DUF47 domain-containing protein: protein MFSGELETQARRKTLSILQDESRRVLDAIRDLALAYSSFTNRDEKLLAEIKDRMTKAEEDVESFRRALTREVAEIGSMMMNREDLLRTAYNIEEVVSYIGGAFFRLTQLKPTILTESKLKDELQEIIDLTVEAVQRLNKLIQALVINPSAVIELANEVQKIERQMDAKYRATITKALNSVNDIRGLIMLKDIIEHMEAICDTCFRAADSATILALGL, encoded by the coding sequence TTGTTCAGTGGTGAATTAGAAACACAGGCACGAAGAAAGACTCTATCGATACTCCAAGACGAATCTAGGCGTGTGTTGGATGCTATTCGTGACCTCGCTCTAGCCTACTCTTCCTTCACAAATCGCGATGAAAAACTCCTCGCTGAAATAAAGGATAGGATGACGAAGGCTGAGGAGGATGTCGAATCGTTCAGAAGGGCCTTGACGAGAGAAGTTGCTGAGATAGGGAGTATGATGATGAATCGAGAAGATCTCTTAAGGACTGCCTACAATATCGAAGAGGTGGTATCATATATCGGTGGTGCATTCTTCAGATTGACTCAATTAAAGCCCACCATTCTGACCGAAAGTAAGTTAAAGGATGAGCTTCAAGAGATAATCGATCTGACGGTCGAGGCTGTTCAAAGGCTAAATAAATTGATTCAGGCTTTAGTCATAAACCCATCGGCCGTCATCGAATTGGCGAATGAGGTGCAAAAGATCGAGCGCCAAATGGATGCTAAATATAGAGCCACCATTACGAAGGCTTTGAATAGCGTTAATGATATAAGAGGTTTGATTATGCTAAAGGATATCATCGAGCATATGGAAGCTATATGTGACACGTGCTTCCGCGCTGCAGATTCGGCTACTATACTCGCATTGGGCCTTTAA
- a CDS encoding 40S ribosomal protein S25, with product MGGTKKRPLAQMEKAQLREATKKEATKKEAPRVTQQSKSSKSLTIKLNEDDIIKALNPLKAITLYNAAKSLGVTPSVASMLIKMMESKGLLKKVGGYSGHYVYALTTIT from the coding sequence ATGGGTGGCACTAAAAAGAGACCGTTAGCCCAAATGGAGAAGGCTCAGTTAAGAGAGGCTACTAAAAAAGAAGCTACTAAAAAAGAAGCTCCTCGAGTTACACAACAATCTAAGAGTTCGAAATCTTTAACTATTAAACTTAACGAAGATGATATAATTAAAGCCCTTAACCCACTGAAGGCTATAACCCTTTACAATGCCGCGAAGAGTCTAGGGGTGACACCATCGGTAGCTTCCATGTTAATTAAAATGATGGAGTCGAAAGGTCTATTAAAGAAGGTTGGAGGGTACAGTGGCCATTACGTATATGCGTTGACAACGATCACTTAA
- a CDS encoding ATP-dependent DNA ligase, protein MDYSIITEVCEALSQTTKRLELTNILVDLFKRTPKELVDKVIYLIQGKIYPDYVGIEIGVADKLAIKALSMVSGMNQDKIIEIFQKLGDIGLVAENILKNKVQTTLFSTPLTVEDVYATFERMAKSVGEGSIEIKLRNLSRLLNDATPLEAKYIMKMVTGRLRLGIADYTVLDALAIAYTGDKANRPILERAYNLSSDLGLVAKTAALKGLEGLKEFKVQIGRPIRPMLAERLESAEEILKKLEGKAAAEYKLDGERLQIHKQGDRVILFSRRLENITNHYPDAIQLVNENVKVNEGILEAEVVAINVDTGEYLPFQELMHRRRKYGIEEAMKQYPIALNFFDLLYVDGEEYITKPYVERRKRLEEVIVETDRVKIVPTIIATKPDEIERFMEQAITDGCEGLVIKDLDSLYRAGAREFAWIKLKREYRAGLTDTIDLVIVGAFYGKGRRAGKYGTFLLAAYDKEVDVFRTACKIGTGFTDEDLEYFPKLLEPYKIPHKHPRVDSRIDADVWFVPKIVIETIAAEITLSPIHTCGIDRIRKGSGLALRFPKYTGRLRDDKSPEDATTVDEIVELYRKQLKKIEEEPLE, encoded by the coding sequence TTGGATTATTCGATCATAACAGAAGTTTGTGAAGCCCTGAGCCAGACTACGAAGAGGCTTGAATTGACGAACATACTCGTAGATCTATTTAAAAGAACGCCCAAAGAGCTCGTGGATAAAGTCATCTATTTAATACAAGGTAAAATCTACCCGGATTATGTAGGTATCGAGATTGGAGTGGCCGATAAATTAGCCATTAAAGCCCTCTCCATGGTCTCTGGGATGAATCAAGATAAGATCATAGAAATCTTTCAGAAACTCGGTGATATCGGGTTGGTCGCTGAGAATATTCTGAAGAATAAGGTTCAGACGACCCTCTTCTCTACACCATTGACGGTAGAGGATGTTTATGCAACATTCGAGAGAATGGCGAAGAGTGTGGGCGAAGGCTCTATAGAGATTAAACTTCGAAATCTATCACGCCTATTGAACGATGCGACACCCTTAGAGGCTAAGTATATTATGAAGATGGTTACAGGTAGGCTTCGCTTAGGCATTGCTGATTATACCGTGCTAGATGCTTTAGCGATCGCTTATACTGGTGATAAAGCGAATAGACCGATCCTAGAAAGGGCTTACAATCTCTCCAGCGATCTCGGTCTAGTTGCGAAGACCGCAGCTTTAAAAGGTCTTGAAGGGTTAAAAGAGTTTAAGGTTCAGATAGGGCGGCCTATAAGACCTATGTTAGCTGAGAGGTTGGAGAGTGCTGAAGAGATTCTGAAGAAGTTAGAAGGCAAGGCTGCGGCTGAGTATAAACTCGATGGTGAACGTCTACAGATTCATAAGCAAGGTGATCGAGTAATACTCTTCTCGAGGAGGTTGGAGAATATCACAAACCATTATCCAGATGCCATTCAATTGGTGAATGAGAATGTTAAGGTGAATGAAGGGATTTTGGAGGCCGAAGTCGTCGCGATAAATGTAGATACTGGTGAATATCTACCTTTCCAGGAGTTGATGCACCGTAGAAGGAAGTATGGTATAGAGGAGGCGATGAAGCAATACCCCATCGCACTCAACTTCTTCGATCTGCTCTACGTGGATGGTGAAGAGTATATAACGAAGCCCTACGTGGAGAGGAGGAAGAGGTTGGAAGAGGTTATCGTAGAGACGGATAGGGTGAAGATCGTTCCTACGATCATCGCTACAAAGCCCGATGAGATCGAAAGGTTCATGGAGCAGGCTATAACCGATGGTTGTGAAGGCCTCGTCATCAAAGATCTGGATAGCCTTTACCGTGCGGGTGCGAGGGAGTTCGCCTGGATAAAATTAAAGAGGGAGTATAGGGCTGGGTTGACCGATACGATCGATCTAGTTATAGTCGGTGCCTTTTATGGAAAGGGGAGGAGGGCGGGAAAGTATGGTACCTTTCTTCTCGCTGCATACGATAAAGAAGTAGATGTCTTTAGAACTGCGTGCAAGATCGGTACGGGGTTTACCGATGAAGATTTAGAATACTTCCCAAAACTCCTCGAACCTTACAAAATCCCTCATAAGCATCCGAGGGTCGATTCGAGGATCGATGCCGATGTATGGTTCGTACCGAAGATAGTGATTGAAACTATCGCTGCCGAAATTACTCTGAGCCCGATACATACGTGTGGTATCGATAGAATTAGGAAAGGTAGTGGTCTAGCCTTAAGATTCCCCAAGTATACTGGCCGGTTAAGGGATGATAAGAGCCCTGAAGATGCTACGACTGTCGATGAGATCGTCGAATTGTATCGTAAACAATTAAAGAAGATCGAGGAAGAGCCCTTAGAATGA
- a CDS encoding cyclophilin-like fold protein — MISYSKVSIQIEVLRKGVAKGYFFKHLAPITVNQLIRSMPLEGRVSKFEDSFVYFISGLTVGSEKARTSFKRGEIAFLPLNGSVCFFLKDTVVSRGMNPLGKVDSGIEVLEGAGPGDVISIRILE, encoded by the coding sequence TTGATCTCTTATTCAAAAGTTAGTATTCAGATCGAAGTTTTAAGAAAGGGTGTGGCCAAAGGATACTTCTTTAAGCACCTCGCCCCTATCACCGTGAATCAACTGATAAGGAGTATGCCCTTGGAAGGGAGGGTCAGTAAATTTGAAGATAGCTTTGTATACTTCATATCTGGATTAACGGTTGGATCGGAGAAGGCCCGTACATCATTTAAGAGAGGTGAGATCGCATTCCTCCCTCTTAATGGGAGTGTATGCTTCTTCCTTAAAGATACGGTCGTGTCAAGAGGGATGAACCCTCTGGGTAAAGTCGATTCGGGGATAGAGGTACTTGAAGGGGCTGGGCCTGGTGATGTAATATCGATACGAATACTTGAGTAA
- a CDS encoding endonuclease III: MDIERILESMAKMVGEDVSTLEWVSQKRDPFQVLISTIISSRTKDEITREASKRLFSRYKDAYELSQADERDIERLIKPAGFYRVKARRIKEVAQMIVKNFGGKVPSSIEDLLTLPSVGRKTANCVLVYGFGKPAIPVDTHVHRIANRLGLVDSKVPEETEYQLMEKVKREYWIQINELFVKFGQRICQPIKPRCDICSLTSICKWYRSKGKSE, from the coding sequence GTGGATATAGAGCGAATCTTAGAAAGTATGGCGAAGATGGTTGGAGAAGATGTATCTACCCTTGAGTGGGTAAGTCAAAAAAGGGACCCATTTCAAGTATTAATATCCACTATAATCTCATCAAGAACGAAGGATGAAATCACAAGAGAGGCTAGTAAAAGGCTCTTCAGTAGATACAAGGATGCCTATGAATTATCTCAAGCAGATGAGAGGGATATTGAGAGGTTGATCAAGCCTGCCGGTTTTTACAGGGTCAAAGCGAGGAGGATCAAAGAGGTTGCTCAGATGATCGTTAAGAACTTTGGTGGTAAAGTTCCAAGTAGTATCGAAGATCTACTCACATTACCATCGGTAGGTAGAAAGACAGCAAATTGTGTCTTGGTATATGGTTTTGGTAAGCCAGCGATACCGGTAGATACACATGTCCATCGAATTGCGAATAGGCTAGGTTTGGTAGATTCAAAGGTGCCCGAAGAGACCGAGTATCAATTGATGGAGAAGGTGAAGCGAGAATATTGGATCCAGATCAATGAGCTCTTCGTAAAGTTCGGGCAGAGAATATGCCAACCTATAAAGCCCAGATGTGATATCTGTTCTTTAACATCGATCTGTAAATGGTACAGAAGTAAAGGTAAGAGCGAATAG